In Syntrophotaleaceae bacterium, a genomic segment contains:
- a CDS encoding TolC family protein has protein sequence MDRALIHAWDIRIAKKDIGIREYGLMEARAAYYPTLNLGFTNEYVDFLGDGDSVVSVGDQVSANDASTFQHSFTLGLSWVLYDFGARGQRMEKARREIARAQFGKDEALLETRLEVLDAYGLCLQLFRQRQITGEIVRLRKEVYKDLQSLREAGTVGQVLLNSAAVELAEAISLLDVLTDHMVQALENLSYLTGENYSLDETLFVDLPPVPETERLPDLESLPQVRAVEAEIARIRAERAAVLREMLPVIGFTAAYRMFGADENSFGNSLDNLNARDATVSLVARWEFFSGFRDVARLKQLQLQVEQLGLEKGRRMDQLQQRVRTAYGIWQLADSANGRRDQREEVLKQSGQALERLSEQQVIDRVALLEQQIELMEQERDMEVTQLQRQLAGWQLSLWAEGGTP, from the coding sequence TTGGACCGGGCCCTCATACATGCCTGGGATATCCGGATTGCCAAGAAGGATATCGGTATCCGGGAATATGGGCTGATGGAGGCCCGCGCGGCCTATTATCCCACACTGAATCTTGGGTTCACCAACGAGTACGTGGATTTTCTCGGCGACGGCGACAGCGTCGTATCCGTCGGCGATCAGGTCAGCGCCAACGACGCCTCTACCTTTCAGCATTCCTTCACCCTCGGCCTTTCCTGGGTTTTGTACGATTTCGGCGCCCGTGGACAGCGGATGGAAAAGGCCCGACGCGAGATCGCGCGGGCGCAATTCGGGAAGGACGAGGCTCTGCTGGAAACCAGATTAGAGGTTCTCGATGCCTATGGTCTATGCCTGCAATTGTTTCGACAGCGCCAAATCACCGGCGAGATAGTCCGGTTGCGCAAGGAGGTCTACAAGGATCTTCAATCCCTTCGGGAAGCAGGAACCGTTGGACAGGTGCTTCTCAATTCGGCGGCGGTTGAACTGGCCGAGGCGATCAGTCTGTTGGATGTTTTGACCGACCACATGGTTCAGGCACTGGAGAACCTCAGCTATCTTACCGGGGAAAACTATTCCCTGGATGAGACCCTGTTTGTCGATCTGCCACCGGTTCCGGAAACGGAACGCCTGCCCGACCTGGAGTCCCTCCCTCAGGTCAGGGCTGTTGAGGCCGAGATTGCCCGGATTCGGGCGGAACGGGCCGCAGTTTTGCGGGAGATGCTGCCGGTCATCGGATTTACGGCCGCCTACCGCATGTTCGGCGCCGATGAAAATAGCTTCGGTAATTCTCTGGACAATCTGAACGCTCGGGACGCTACGGTGTCCCTGGTGGCGCGCTGGGAGTTTTTCAGCGGGTTTCGGGATGTGGCCCGTCTGAAACAGTTGCAACTCCAGGTCGAGCAGTTGGGTCTGGAAAAGGGACGCCGAATGGATCAATTGCAGCAGCGGGTTCGGACGGCCTACGGGATCTGGCAGTTGGCTGACAGCGCAAATGGCCGTCGCGACCAGCGGGAAGAGGTCCTGAAACAGAGCGGGCAGGCTCTCGAGCGACTTTCCGAACAACAGGTCATCGACCGGGTCGCTCTGCTTGAACAGCAAATTGAATTGATGGAACAGGAGCGGGACATGGAAGTGACCCAACTTCAGCGCCAACTGGCCGGATGGCAACTGAGCCTCTGGGCGGAAGGAGGGACGCCATGA
- a CDS encoding IS3 family transposase (programmed frameshift) produces MKRQQRYTPEFRTEAVKMVTEQGLSQPEAAKRLSIPKGTLANWVAESRAANLSIAPGALSADELAKENSRLRKELAEARMERDILKKANGVLCQGVAARYAFMKQWRLHFPVTIMCRVFDVSRSGFYAWLTREPSQRAQEDERLKVAIKAAHKRTRESYSSRRLQPELAAEGFIAGRDRIARLRRELGIRCRQRRKFKATTNSKHNLPVAENLLEQTFTPSAPNEVWVSDITYIPTGEGWLYLAGIKDVFTCEIVGYAMAERMTQELTSRALFRAAQQKRPTAGLIHHSDRGSQYCSHDYQNLLVQFGMRPSMSRKGNCYDNAPMESFWGTLKNELVHHCRYATRAEAEASIREYIEIFYNRQRRHSRLGYLAPAVFLQNFNLQTAAA; encoded by the exons ATGAAAAGACAGCAACGGTATACGCCTGAGTTTCGCACTGAGGCGGTGAAAATGGTAACGGAACAGGGTCTATCGCAGCCGGAAGCAGCCAAACGGCTTTCGATACCCAAGGGCACACTGGCGAACTGGGTAGCGGAATCCAGGGCAGCCAACCTTTCAATAGCGCCTGGGGCGCTTTCTGCCGATGAACTGGCGAAAGAAAATTCCCGGTTGCGCAAGGAGCTTGCCGAGGCCCGCATGGAGCGTGACATCTTAAAAAAGGCGA ACGGCGTACTTTGCCAGGGAGTCGCTGCCCGGTACGCGTTCATGAAGCAATGGCGACTCCACTTTCCCGTTACGATCATGTGTCGGGTTTTCGATGTGTCCCGCAGCGGCTTTTACGCCTGGCTGACACGAGAACCGTCCCAACGTGCGCAAGAAGATGAACGCCTCAAGGTTGCTATCAAGGCCGCCCACAAGCGTACTCGCGAGAGTTACAGCTCGCGGCGATTACAGCCGGAGCTGGCGGCTGAAGGTTTTATCGCCGGACGGGATCGCATTGCCCGGTTACGCCGGGAATTGGGCATAAGGTGTCGACAGAGGCGCAAATTCAAGGCGACAACGAATTCAAAACACAACCTGCCGGTGGCGGAAAACCTGCTGGAACAAACCTTTACCCCCAGCGCGCCGAATGAGGTCTGGGTTTCAGACATTACCTACATCCCTACTGGCGAGGGCTGGCTCTACCTGGCAGGGATTAAGGACGTATTCACCTGCGAAATCGTCGGCTACGCCATGGCGGAGCGCATGACGCAGGAGCTGACCAGTCGGGCGCTATTCCGGGCGGCGCAACAGAAACGGCCCACGGCCGGGCTGATCCACCATTCGGACCGTGGCAGCCAGTATTGCTCCCACGACTACCAAAATCTCCTTGTGCAGTTTGGTATGAGGCCGTCGATGTCACGCAAGGGCAATTGCTATGACAATGCACCGATGGAGAGCTTCTGGGGAACCCTCAAGAATGAACTGGTGCATCATTGCCGCTACGCGACCAGGGCCGAGGCTGAAGCCTCTATCCGGGAGTACATCGAGATATTCTACAACCGCCAACGGCGTCATTCGCGCCTTGGCTATTTGGCGCCGGCCGTGTTCTTGCAAAACTTCAACCTTCAGACAGCGGCCGCTTGA
- a CDS encoding cadherin-like domain-containing protein: MGYQDILNDIANSQYSLDQLRDVVANAPVTANNAAEGATTILYSGKMPDGTHTGTLAEAMSSASVNGDGLKQVVTIADTDAYKILQSKELGDAVDRATSSLPPDEAVAARSAFFDGVTDTNGHRQPGVWDDVSRRLVESAEGDVRTIVSPDADPSRVFAQTEVKAALDNPKVTSIDGVPKEDFARLFNAELSSGKSEAQAIESVFDAVKGKSTINATHLRYGADVHGNIHVDSKHFFSDTPHISGSGLPPGTLNVKSLVGLHERLPGSAVEALTKAGRLAEKVGKSGLLNKLGTAGDILGLALAASNAIAANEAGDSAAAADIMIDWAAGFAGGLAGGLAAAKLAAMATSGLALTGPVGLLIAGVLTLGAGFAGALLGEEVALWISNTLFPPPVAPQGADDVLGNIINPGYGSPLILDLDGDGVETVSEAAGVQFDLDNNGFAETVGWASADDGLLAFDKNNNGRVDNGNELFGNHTTRANGDTASNGFIALADYDENGDGVINSSDNIFSNLRIWRDLNGNGVSETNELQGLNEAGVASLNLANSYSNAVDEQGNEHRQLGTYVDSGGNTHDMTDVWFSFDPTRTTPVDSVIIPDGIQSLPNALGFGTVRSLHESMVLDESGRLQSLVEQFVAEIDPVARRELLPQLMYQWVGGKNAHMDDGYFTDAWANPRGAYFFTGITQEQYTVLEAFLGTEKFFNNEGAARQLYARYEQLCDIVFYQLMSQTHLRNYYELINFSFDEDTQTWRGDYSLAAATIATQAIVNESWDNEIVTDFLRSVRGMNPYILENSDAVRSTFETIIRSYWQNDSIRQIATTISKFYLGTDAGGESLNASQMEEIHSGILFSGDGDDTIYGANSDLNEVLGGDGGDDKIYGNDGNDVLIGGEGNDSLRGGGGDDSYYFTLGDGQDVIELVNSAEGIDTLVLGETITADNLRLEKYYSDLLIKVGSEGDQVRLAGWFGSTFADKQLDRISFADGTVITMDELLASKPIAVLGTDGDDSYTLLRGDDGANEIFAEAGNDTLQGMAGNDVLYGGSGDDNLRGFDGDDTLIGETGNDTLYGGLGNDRFIFNLGDSVDFLILDDIEGIDTVVFGEGITTADLCLQKDYNNLLIHVGDGGDQLKLVNWFDANYLEKRIDQFSFSDGTVLSREDLLAQLPVLTDGTQVSGNLIGHDGNDLLLGDAESEFLNGSAGDDVISGGAGADTFNGGSGNDQFIFNFGDGQDSINLDDADGFDILSFGDGISTNDIQFYKSGSYDLIVRVGEGGDHVKIRNWYHPSYATKRVDQFLFADGTIWDSAALESLTATPRSDIAPTIGGAVALGAIAEDTGLLITEDALLANAADADGDNLNVINVCVDQGTLVDNGDGSWNYIPDANYNGNALLTYQVTDGLLNMNATADLTVTPVNDAPVASGDVALGTSAGDTGRVISQAELLTTMTDVEGDSLSITGLTVDRGTLIDNGDGSWTYTPESEFSGKVFFAYQATDGSFSVAQSASLEIGEDRNDLIGTQSLNVLNGGEADDYLMGQAGNDTLRGYAGNDVLIGGTGNDTLYGGAGNDVIRFGLGDGQDTVKLDDINGYDSLEFGPGITLEDLTLSKDVYDLLIDIGGDGDQIRIKDWFYAASSFNLDRFVFADGTVLSREEFEAQKTVFFSGSDNADSFYGTRFADMVDGAGGADFLQGLDGDDILSGHSGDDTLRGGSGDDSLSGGDGQDVLEGGDGQDVIHGGSGNDTLNGGAGDDLFCFNLGDGQDTIIPEDANGFDTLLFGEGITANDLTLVADNYDLLINVGTAGDQVRMVSWMMPQYADKRIDNFRFSDGSELSSTALVANSPDVSCQ, translated from the coding sequence ATGGGTTATCAGGATATTCTCAACGACATTGCCAATAGCCAATACTCCCTCGACCAACTGCGTGACGTTGTGGCCAATGCCCCGGTCACGGCGAACAATGCCGCCGAAGGGGCGACGACCATCCTTTACAGCGGCAAAATGCCGGACGGGACGCACACCGGCACTCTGGCCGAAGCGATGAGTAGCGCCAGCGTCAACGGCGACGGCCTCAAGCAGGTGGTCACCATTGCCGATACCGACGCCTATAAGATTCTGCAGTCGAAAGAACTTGGAGATGCAGTCGACCGTGCAACATCAAGCCTGCCGCCTGACGAAGCAGTAGCGGCGCGAAGTGCGTTCTTTGATGGTGTAACCGATACGAACGGCCACCGTCAGCCCGGCGTTTGGGACGATGTTTCAAGGCGACTTGTAGAGTCCGCAGAGGGTGATGTCCGCACCATTGTTTCTCCTGATGCAGACCCTTCCCGTGTTTTTGCCCAGACTGAAGTGAAAGCAGCTTTGGACAATCCCAAGGTAACATCGATCGACGGGGTGCCCAAAGAGGACTTTGCCCGGCTTTTCAATGCCGAACTCAGCAGTGGCAAGAGTGAGGCCCAAGCCATCGAGTCTGTTTTTGACGCTGTTAAAGGGAAGTCCACCATTAATGCAACCCATTTGCGATATGGAGCCGATGTCCACGGCAATATCCATGTGGACTCGAAGCACTTTTTCAGTGACACGCCGCATATCTCAGGATCGGGTTTGCCGCCCGGCACCCTGAATGTTAAGTCCTTGGTCGGGTTGCACGAAAGACTACCTGGTTCAGCTGTTGAAGCATTAACAAAAGCCGGGCGATTGGCGGAAAAGGTCGGCAAGTCGGGTTTGCTTAATAAACTGGGAACTGCCGGAGATATTTTGGGTTTGGCATTAGCCGCAAGCAATGCCATTGCGGCCAATGAAGCCGGAGATTCTGCCGCGGCCGCTGATATTATGATTGATTGGGCGGCGGGATTTGCCGGAGGTCTTGCCGGAGGGCTTGCTGCAGCCAAACTTGCAGCAATGGCGACATCAGGGCTTGCCCTCACTGGTCCAGTGGGTTTGCTTATTGCCGGAGTACTTACTTTAGGCGCGGGTTTTGCCGGGGCATTGTTGGGGGAGGAGGTAGCCCTTTGGATATCGAACACTCTTTTCCCACCCCCTGTCGCGCCACAAGGCGCGGACGATGTGCTGGGCAACATTATCAATCCCGGTTACGGCAGTCCGCTGATTCTGGACCTGGACGGCGACGGGGTTGAAACCGTCAGCGAAGCAGCAGGGGTTCAATTCGATCTGGACAACAACGGCTTTGCCGAAACCGTGGGGTGGGCTTCCGCTGATGACGGGCTGCTGGCCTTTGATAAAAACAACAACGGCCGCGTCGACAACGGCAACGAACTGTTCGGCAACCATACCACCCGGGCAAATGGCGACACTGCCTCCAACGGCTTTATCGCTTTGGCAGATTATGACGAGAACGGCGACGGCGTTATTAATTCAAGTGATAACATCTTTTCCAACCTGAGGATCTGGCGCGATCTCAACGGTAACGGTGTCAGCGAAACCAATGAGTTGCAAGGTTTAAACGAAGCCGGAGTCGCGTCTCTCAATCTGGCCAACAGCTACAGCAATGCGGTCGATGAACAAGGCAACGAACACCGCCAGCTCGGCACTTATGTGGACAGCGGTGGCAATACCCACGACATGACCGACGTCTGGTTCAGCTTCGATCCCACTCGTACCACCCCGGTGGACTCGGTTATTATCCCGGACGGGATTCAGTCTCTGCCCAATGCCCTTGGATTCGGCACCGTGCGTTCCCTGCATGAAAGCATGGTGTTGGATGAAAGCGGACGGCTGCAATCACTGGTCGAACAATTTGTCGCCGAAATCGATCCTGTCGCCCGGCGCGAACTGCTACCGCAATTGATGTACCAATGGGTCGGCGGCAAAAACGCCCACATGGATGACGGTTATTTCACTGATGCATGGGCCAACCCGCGAGGCGCCTATTTCTTCACTGGCATAACCCAGGAACAGTATACCGTGCTTGAAGCTTTTCTCGGCACTGAGAAATTCTTCAATAACGAGGGAGCGGCCCGGCAACTCTACGCGCGCTACGAACAGCTCTGCGACATAGTTTTCTATCAGTTGATGTCCCAGACCCATTTAAGAAATTACTACGAGTTGATCAATTTCAGTTTCGACGAGGACACGCAAACCTGGCGCGGCGACTATTCCCTGGCTGCAGCAACCATAGCCACCCAAGCGATCGTTAATGAAAGCTGGGACAACGAGATTGTCACCGATTTTCTTCGGTCGGTTCGGGGGATGAATCCGTATATTTTAGAAAATAGCGATGCCGTGCGCAGCACGTTTGAAACCATTATTCGCAGCTATTGGCAAAATGATTCCATCCGCCAGATCGCAACGACGATCAGCAAATTCTACCTTGGCACCGATGCTGGCGGGGAATCACTTAATGCCAGTCAAATGGAAGAGATTCACAGCGGGATTCTTTTCAGCGGAGATGGGGACGATACCATTTACGGGGCGAACAGCGACCTCAACGAAGTCCTTGGCGGTGATGGCGGGGATGACAAGATTTATGGCAATGACGGCAATGACGTGCTCATTGGAGGCGAGGGAAATGACAGCCTGCGGGGTGGAGGCGGAGACGACAGCTACTATTTCACACTTGGGGACGGGCAGGATGTTATCGAACTCGTGAACAGTGCCGAAGGGATTGATACCCTGGTGCTGGGCGAAACGATCACTGCCGACAATCTCAGATTGGAGAAATATTACAGTGATTTGCTGATCAAGGTCGGCAGCGAAGGTGATCAGGTCAGGTTGGCTGGCTGGTTCGGCAGCACCTTTGCCGACAAGCAGCTAGACAGGATCTCTTTTGCCGATGGTACTGTTATAACAATGGATGAGCTGTTGGCCAGCAAGCCGATTGCCGTCCTAGGGACTGACGGTGATGACAGCTACACCCTGTTGCGTGGCGATGACGGAGCAAATGAAATTTTCGCCGAAGCAGGTAATGATACGCTTCAGGGAATGGCAGGAAATGATGTCCTTTATGGTGGATCGGGAGATGATAACCTGCGGGGGTTCGATGGTGATGACACGCTGATTGGCGAGACAGGCAATGATACGCTGTATGGCGGTTTAGGCAATGACCGGTTTATTTTCAATCTCGGCGATAGTGTCGATTTCCTGATACTGGATGATATTGAAGGGATCGATACGGTTGTCTTCGGCGAAGGCATCACCACAGCTGATCTTTGTTTACAGAAAGATTACAATAATCTTCTCATCCATGTTGGAGACGGCGGTGATCAGTTGAAACTGGTCAACTGGTTTGATGCGAACTATCTGGAAAAGCGGATCGATCAATTCTCCTTTTCTGATGGCACGGTTTTGAGCCGAGAAGACCTGCTGGCACAACTGCCGGTGCTGACAGATGGCACTCAGGTCAGCGGCAATTTAATCGGGCACGATGGTAACGATCTGCTTCTGGGTGATGCGGAAAGTGAATTTCTCAACGGGTCAGCAGGCGATGATGTCATCAGTGGAGGAGCCGGCGCTGATACGTTCAACGGCGGCAGCGGCAACGACCAGTTCATTTTCAATTTTGGCGATGGCCAGGATTCGATCAACCTTGACGACGCGGATGGATTCGACATTCTGAGCTTTGGCGATGGGATTTCCACAAATGATATCCAGTTTTACAAAAGCGGCTCTTACGATTTGATTGTCCGGGTCGGCGAGGGCGGTGATCATGTCAAAATTAGAAACTGGTATCACCCAAGTTATGCCACGAAAAGAGTCGATCAGTTCCTGTTTGCTGACGGCACGATCTGGGACTCCGCCGCCTTGGAGTCTTTGACGGCAACCCCGCGTAGCGACATTGCGCCAACGATAGGTGGTGCAGTAGCTTTGGGAGCCATTGCCGAAGACACCGGTCTGCTGATTACAGAAGATGCATTGTTGGCCAACGCGGCAGATGCCGATGGCGATAATTTAAATGTCATCAATGTGTGTGTCGATCAAGGAACGCTTGTCGACAATGGCGATGGGAGCTGGAACTATATACCTGATGCAAATTATAACGGCAATGCGCTTTTGACCTACCAGGTGACCGATGGCTTGCTGAATATGAACGCCACTGCTGATTTAACCGTGACACCAGTCAACGATGCTCCTGTTGCCTCCGGTGACGTTGCCCTGGGAACTTCGGCTGGCGATACCGGTCGGGTCATCAGCCAGGCCGAGCTGCTGACAACCATGACGGATGTTGAAGGCGACAGCCTGTCAATCACAGGGCTTACGGTCGACCGGGGAACTTTGATCGACAATGGGGATGGAAGCTGGACCTACACCCCGGAGTCCGAATTCAGCGGCAAGGTCTTCTTCGCCTATCAGGCGACCGACGGATCCTTTTCTGTTGCACAGTCCGCCAGCCTTGAAATCGGTGAGGATCGAAACGACCTGATCGGCACCCAGTCCCTGAACGTTCTAAACGGAGGCGAGGCTGACGATTATCTGATGGGCCAAGCCGGCAACGATACTCTCAGGGGCTATGCCGGAAACGATGTCCTAATCGGCGGTACCGGGAACGATACACTATATGGCGGAGCGGGAAACGATGTGATCCGGTTTGGCTTGGGGGATGGTCAAGATACCGTCAAGCTTGATGATATCAACGGTTATGACAGTCTTGAATTTGGTCCTGGCATCACCCTTGAAGATCTGACCCTAAGTAAAGATGTTTATGATCTTCTGATCGACATCGGTGGTGATGGAGACCAGATCCGAATTAAGGATTGGTTCTATGCGGCGTCGAGTTTCAATCTCGATCGTTTTGTTTTTGCCGATGGAACAGTGCTAAGCCGTGAGGAGTTTGAGGCCCAGAAAACAGTCTTCTTTAGCGGCAGTGACAACGCTGACAGTTTCTACGGCACTCGCTTTGCCGATATGGTGGACGGGGCTGGCGGAGCAGACTTTCTGCAGGGGCTCGATGGTGATGATATTCTGTCTGGCCACTCTGGAGATGATACCTTGAGAGGCGGGAGTGGTGATGACTCACTGAGTGGGGGAGATGGACAGGATGTCTTGGAGGGCGGAGACGGGCAGGATGTCATCCATGGTGGCTCTGGAAACGATACATTAAATGGTGGAGCAGGAGACGATCTCTTTTGTTTCAATCTCGGCGATGGCCAGGACACCATCATTCCGGAAGACGCCAACGGCTTTGACACACTGCTTTTCGGTGAAGGCATAACCGCGAATGATCTGACCCTGGTGGCGGACAATTATGATCTACTGATCAATGTTGGAACGGCTGGGGACCAGGTCCGTATGGTCTCCTGGATGATGCCCCAATATGCTGACAAGCGTATTGACAATTTCCGTTTTTCTGATGGGTCGGAGCTGAGCAGCACCGCACTGGTAGCAAATAGTCCTGACGTGTCCTGTCAATAG
- a CDS encoding cadherin-like domain-containing protein, which yields MSTVTRIHHPVQVLGTDGHDNNITGHDGEDIITGYGGYDYLRGNAGNDCLDGGAGNDQLHAGDGDDILIGGAGYDYLYGDAGNDDFLFSRGDSYDVIFLDDADGTNRLVFGEEITVADLLLVKNATSLEIRIKESDDKVILPDWYHPLSLDLRLDSFVFADGTELSYEDLIEQSPVHILGDDTANGLSGHGGEDIIIGGAGDDWLNGNDGDDLLLGGTGNDALNGGYGNDTFIFNLGDGQDSISGYENDGIDTLTFGEGIALSDFQLEKADYDLVIKIGESGDQVTLPNWFHPAYGIKSLERISFSDGSTITCDELLAQCQVINIGSDGNDYLLGYEGEDVLHGNAGNDILYGYAGNDSLDGGDGDDTLKGDAWNDELIGGPGKDSLYGGSGDDTFRFNLGDGQDIIYADDAEGNDTLVFGPGISSADLTFVQDGNNLVISVAAGDQLTLQNWFASGQNLKRIDRFVFDDGQNAVAADLMPRSMANMTPQVFGQVELGHLQEDASSTITAEQLLAQAGDPDGDSLQVLSLTANRGSLAIAGDGVWTYTPLANDTGEVTFSYQVSDGLASVATTATLNIDPVNDAPIISGQVPLGGMVAGESLAITEEALLAQASDVDGDALQIVNLVADNGSLTNHGDGTWTFLSDSDFNGTVNFSYLVSDAELSAPATASLIVNAGLNVITGTEANNSLSGTSDPDQIIGYAGNDSLYGYGGNDILDGGEGIDTLQGGDDNDELIGGTGNDSLYGGSGDDVFRFNLGDGQDTVQADDAVGVDTLAFGEGIALSDLQLQKVSNDLIVKVGETGDQIKLSYWFHSSYVNHRMDSFAFGDGTTLTRDELLLQLPIYGTDGTDSFTGDASDNYYIGGLGNDSLYGYGGNDTLEGGLGIDTLQGGDGDDTYRFNLGDGADTLNNYDTTTSYDRIWFKAGVDSASIALFRSGNNLQVGYGADDQITISNYFSDDSYKVDELQLGDGSYLTDGDVNQLIQQMAAFAVDEGIAMNSLDDVRNNQELMTLVANAWHSA from the coding sequence GTGTCCACTGTCACCAGGATACATCATCCTGTTCAAGTCCTAGGTACAGACGGACATGATAACAATATCACTGGCCATGATGGAGAGGATATCATTACTGGTTACGGAGGGTATGATTATCTGCGCGGCAATGCCGGAAACGATTGCTTGGATGGTGGTGCCGGAAACGATCAACTCCATGCTGGGGACGGAGATGACATTCTCATCGGTGGTGCAGGATATGACTACTTGTATGGAGACGCCGGAAACGATGATTTTCTGTTTAGTCGAGGTGACAGCTACGATGTTATTTTTCTGGATGACGCAGATGGAACCAATCGCTTGGTATTTGGCGAGGAGATTACCGTTGCCGATTTGTTGCTGGTCAAAAACGCTACCTCTTTGGAAATTAGAATCAAAGAAAGCGATGATAAGGTCATCCTGCCCGATTGGTACCATCCGTTAAGTTTGGACCTAAGGCTAGACTCTTTTGTCTTCGCTGATGGGACCGAGCTTAGCTACGAAGATTTAATTGAGCAAAGTCCTGTGCATATTTTGGGAGATGATACGGCGAATGGCCTTAGTGGCCATGGCGGGGAGGATATCATCATTGGAGGAGCCGGTGATGACTGGTTGAACGGGAATGATGGCGATGATTTGCTCTTGGGAGGTACTGGGAACGATGCACTTAATGGTGGATATGGAAACGATACCTTCATTTTTAACCTGGGCGATGGTCAAGACAGTATAAGCGGTTATGAAAACGACGGCATCGATACCTTGACCTTTGGTGAAGGTATCGCTTTGTCCGATTTTCAGTTGGAGAAGGCTGACTATGATCTGGTGATTAAAATTGGAGAGTCAGGTGATCAGGTTACATTGCCGAATTGGTTCCATCCAGCTTATGGCATCAAGAGCTTGGAGCGAATCAGCTTCAGTGACGGATCTACAATAACCTGCGATGAGCTGTTGGCCCAGTGTCAGGTAATAAATATTGGAAGCGATGGGAACGATTATCTTTTAGGTTATGAGGGCGAGGACGTATTACACGGCAACGCGGGCAACGATATTCTTTACGGCTACGCTGGCAACGACAGTCTTGATGGTGGGGATGGCGATGACACTCTGAAGGGTGATGCGTGGAATGACGAACTGATTGGCGGACCTGGCAAAGACAGTCTTTATGGTGGTAGTGGCGACGATACGTTCCGTTTCAACCTGGGCGATGGACAGGACATTATTTATGCTGATGATGCCGAGGGCAACGACACATTGGTCTTTGGTCCCGGTATTTCCTCTGCCGATCTGACATTTGTTCAGGATGGCAACAATCTGGTCATCAGCGTTGCTGCCGGTGATCAGCTGACATTGCAGAATTGGTTTGCGTCCGGCCAGAACCTCAAGCGTATTGATCGCTTTGTGTTTGATGATGGCCAGAACGCTGTGGCTGCCGACTTGATGCCGAGAAGCATGGCCAATATGACACCTCAGGTTTTCGGACAAGTCGAACTGGGACATCTGCAGGAAGACGCCAGTTCAACCATTACTGCTGAACAATTGCTAGCTCAAGCTGGCGATCCCGATGGTGACAGTTTACAGGTTCTGTCTCTGACCGCGAACCGCGGTTCGTTGGCTATCGCGGGGGATGGCGTTTGGACCTACACGCCACTTGCAAACGATACTGGCGAGGTTACTTTCAGCTATCAGGTATCGGACGGGCTTGCTTCTGTCGCAACTACCGCCACTCTGAATATTGACCCGGTCAATGATGCGCCCATCATTAGCGGACAGGTTCCACTTGGTGGGATGGTGGCCGGAGAATCCTTGGCAATTACTGAGGAAGCACTGTTGGCACAGGCGAGTGACGTTGATGGCGATGCCCTGCAGATTGTCAATCTTGTCGCAGATAATGGTAGCTTGACAAATCATGGTGACGGAACCTGGACTTTTCTCTCGGACAGCGATTTTAACGGCACGGTCAATTTCAGCTATTTGGTGTCTGATGCTGAACTTTCAGCGCCGGCAACGGCAAGCTTGATTGTTAACGCGGGGCTGAATGTAATTACTGGTACTGAGGCAAACAATTCCCTTTCTGGGACATCGGATCCGGATCAAATAATCGGTTACGCCGGTAATGATAGCCTGTATGGCTACGGCGGCAATGACATTCTTGATGGGGGCGAAGGAATAGACACCCTGCAGGGAGGTGATGACAACGACGAACTGATCGGCGGTACCGGTAACGATAGTCTGTACGGCGGCAGCGGTGATGATGTGTTTCGTTTCAACCTCGGGGATGGGCAGGATACTGTTCAGGCTGATGACGCTGTCGGTGTCGATACGTTGGCATTCGGCGAAGGGATCGCCCTTTCCGATCTGCAGTTGCAGAAGGTGAGCAACGACCTGATTGTCAAGGTGGGTGAAACTGGCGATCAGATCAAGCTCTCCTACTGGTTCCACTCAAGTTACGTGAATCACCGCATGGACAGTTTTGCTTTTGGCGATGGCACCACTCTGACAAGAGATGAATTGCTCTTGCAGCTGCCAATCTATGGCACTGACGGTACTGACAGTTTTACCGGCGATGCCAGCGACAACTATTACATTGGTGGTTTGGGCAACGACAGCCTATATGGTTATGGCGGCAATGACACCCTGGAGGGCGGTCTTGGCATCGACACGCTACAAGGTGGTGATGGTGACGATACGTATCGGTTCAATCTTGGGGACGGTGCCGACACTCTCAATAACTACGACACCACCACTAGTTATGACCGGATTTGGTTCAAGGCCGGAGTCGATTCCGCGAGCATCGCTCTTTTCCGCAGTGGTAACAACCTCCAAGTCGGCTATGGAGCAGATGACCAGATCACCATCAGTAATTATTTTAGCGATGACAGCTACAAGGTCGACGAGCTACAACTGGGCGATGGAAGCTATCTGACTGACGGCGACGTCAACCAGCTCATCCAGCAGATGGCGGCCTTCGCCGTGGACGAAGGCATCGCCATGAATTCCCTTGACGATGTGCGCAACAACCAGGAACTGATGACCCTGGTGGCCAACGCCTGGCATTCGGCTTGA